TAATCCCGAAAATGATTTATGGACTTCCACTAACTTGGACCAATTCAGTTTCGAAAACGATCGTACCTGCTTCAGAGCTGCTAATATTTCAATCGATCTTGAAGGAAACCATACCTATAGAATCCGTTCATCCGTAAATATGGACTCTATTATCGATATCGTTATTCATCAAGAAAGTCCTCCTTTCAAGATTGGTGAGAGCGGTACTAGCAACTATGGTACCGATCCCACCAAGCCTTGGGCTAGCATGAAGCACGTCTTCTGGCCTCGTACTCGTGTTGAGGGTAACATTGTATCAAAAGGTAAGGTGATTGATGTTAGCGGTAGTGGTTTATTTGTTCATGCTTTACAAAACGGAAAGCCTCAGCATCTGGCTTCTTCATGGGAATTTGCTCTCTTGCAAAACCCTAGATATACCGGTGTTATGATGCAATTCAAAACTCCTCCAAGCTATGGATCTACAATCGTTAATGTGGGTGGTCTCGTGACGAACGATAAAGTTTTGGCCGTGACCGTCGACAACACCATTGATCATGTGGATGTGACAACGGATCCAGAAACAGAATGGCCCGAGCCTACTCGTATAGCGTATGACTGGGTGGGTAAGGATGCAGAAACTTATCAAAAACCCGTGCATTTATCAGTTGACGCTCCCTTGGGTAGACGTTTACAGCGTATTGATGTTCTTTCTGAAATTCCCACATGGCTTCGTGGTTTTGTCCATAATGTGTCTGGAACAAAACCTTTTATTTACCAATACTTAACTCCTGTTACTCTCAAACTAAATATTGATGGTGAGgagattgaagaaaaggctACCCTGTTTAATGAAACCACATTTATTTCTTAAATTCTAAATGTGatattttctaaaaaatctaatatgttttttcttcatttattaTTCTGGCGCATTCTGGGTCAATTCAAGAAGTCTAAAACAACGGCTTATTATATAATACTTTCTAAAAAGTTTCggatgtttttttttgttgccATTGAAACGCATCCGGGTTAGTGTGCATATTTCCTTCGCTCGTTTATATTTACGATAGGATCATGTTTTTgcatattttcattttttcaatttgaaatGATTGTTAGTTCGGATCAAGTAAACTGCATTCATTTTCTCGACAAGATTTTCGTTggataaaatataaaaccTTTGGTTTCTGAATTATATCtggattttattttaataagTTTACTAGGTTGCATTGTTTTGTCCACAACTTTCCTTAGATTTGAAACGCATTAATTATTAATAGTGTATTGTTTTTAAGAGTTCTTGTCCTTGTTTTGTCCATTGGTTTATTCGTTCATTAGGTGAAAGTATTGGATTAGGAATTCAGCTCAGCTGCATGTAGTAATATTGGTTTGTAATTCATTTGCAGAAGCCGCTAGGATTATCGGATGAACAAGTTTTGCTTATGCTCTAACATGCTTATCGAAAATGGCTTCTTGAAAAGGTGATTATTAAATTTGGCACAGGTTGCTATGTGAGCATGCTTTTTCCGCTCCTTTTGATATTGCTGAGCTattatttgctttactTGCTTTATGTTAAAACTAAGGCACTTTTACCTCGTTTGTTTATGCGCCAAGTCGGTCAGAATTAGTGTATTTGAAGGGTCAAATTCTCATCATTAGTAACTCCTCAgagttttggaagagtaCCTTGAATAATTTCTTAAGCCCTTGAGGCTCCAGCGAACgaatttacaaaacaaactttaTGCCACATTAAAAAGATAAAACTAGCTGGTTCAGAAAATTAAGCCGAGTATAATaatattaaagaaaaaagtaacTATTTGAAAATAGGAACAAATTGTCTGAAATGAATGAAACGACCTAtgcaaaattaaaattacGCCTTCTATACGACACTTTACCGTATCCATcaacaaattcaagaaaGGACTAATAGGGAggtaaaaggaaaatagaaagacTGAagtctttattttttatgatcTTTCGGCATTTTTTCACAGCGTATTTCATAATATAAAAGGTCTTTCTCATGGAGTAAAATGTGCACTTCATACCTTGCATGTTgagactttcttttcagttcAAGTGACACAACGTCTAGTTCATTTAAATTAGGACTTCctctttgattttctataccataaaaataaagacgCCAACTCCGTGAAGGTGAGAAATTATCAAACTTCCACAATTGAATTGTATGCGACGAGATACATGGTCTTCATCACATTAGCTACATAACAATGAAAGAACTAAAATCATTACAGGTTCTAAGGGAATATCAGCGAGATATCTTGCACACTgcaaagaagcaaaacaCCTTGTTAGTCATGGCAACTGGTGCCGGTAAAACATTGTTAGCTGTGAAGttaattaaagaaaaacaggAGAAGCAGTTGCTAGAAGGAGCCCAACATCAAAAGCGTTTATCGGTGTTTCTTGTTAATACGGTTCCATTGGTCATACAACAAGCTGATTATTTAAAATCACAGCTTCCATTTCGCATAGGCGCATTTTATGGGGAGATATCGCTAGAAATGTGTGAAGAGCTTTTTCACAGTATCGTGTTGAATTATGAAATAATTGTTATTACAGCCGATCTGTTCTACCTGTGCTTGGCGCGAGGCTTCCtattaatttttgattttgacattcttgtttttgatgaatgCCATCATGCTATAAAAAACCATGCATACGCTCGCATCCTGATAGACTTCTACCATGTCGCCAAAGCAGCAACAACACTTGAAAAGCAGCTCCCAACCATTTTTGGCATGACAGCTTCACCGTACACTGGGAAGGCTCGAAATCCGCTAAAGAGAATTTTCGAGTGGGAGGAATTATTCAATGCCAAAGCTTACGTGGTATCAAATCATCGTCTTTCCCAGCATATCCCTATGACAAAAGAATTCGTTGTCCCTTACAAAAATCTGCTAATTGATGCATCTAAAAATCCTATCATAAATAAGTGTGAAACAGTTTTTTCAGGTTGCAAGTATGTGATGAGGTCATGTAAAGCCGCACAATGCGAGATTATAGAATTAGGCGTTTGGTTTGGTGAACAAGTCTGGCAGTTCTTAGTTGAAGAACTTTTAAGAAAACAgtcaagaaaaagttttgacGGAAAGTTATCGATCGAGGATAATGTGTGCATTAAGAGCTTCATAACTGAGGTAGAGAAGTGGTCGCAACAACAATTGACGTTATTTTCTGGGTTTAGAGCTCCCAAGTTAGATGGAAATGACACGAGCAATAAAGTATTGACACTTTTGGAATTCCTCGAAAACTTCTATAGAGACAATGATACATATAGAACAATGATTTTTGTTGAACGAAAAGTGACGGCTTATTCTCTTACAAGGTTTTTACGGAAACTGAAAAAAGACACCGGAAGACTGAGAAATATTCGTCCTTTTCCATTCGTTGGACATGGAGATTCAGATGTAACAGCACTGTCTATGCACTTTCGTgagcaaaggaaaaacattCATAACTTTAAGCAAGGTGTCTATAATATCCTCATTGCTACGTCCATAGCAGAAGAAGGAATAGACATCCCGACGTGTAACCTTGTAATTCGTTTTAATACTTGTCAATCCGTTACACAGTATGTGCAGTCGAAAGGACGGGCAAGGGCCGAAGATTCAAAGTTTATGCTTTTAGTAAACGATATAGAACAAGCTCAGTATCAAAAGCTTCAAGATGAGGAGCGTATTTTGACAACCGCCTTAGAGAGTCTTGAATCTACTCGCGAATTAACCTCTCATGTTCTCGGCGATAATATCACAACACAGAACGATATTGTCAAGTATGAGATAGATGAAACTGGGGCTCTATTAATTGAGTTTTTGGCCGTAGGACTTCTATACCAGTATTGTAATACCTTGCCCTCTGACAGTGTTACTTTCCATTATCCTATATTCACTTGTATTTCAGCAGGTCAATCATTCATATATACGGTTCATCTACCAATTATTTGCAACATGCCTACTATACAAGGGTCTCCATCTGCtaatagaaagaaagcgaAACGGTCAGCCGCCTTTTTGATGTGCGTGGAGCTCATTAACCGTGGACTAATTAACAAGCATTTGCAACCTCTAGATTACCGAAACAAATTAGCGGAtatggaagaaagagaTGAAAAAGCTTTAAGAGATATTGAGCATGATGAAGCCTTTGAACGTAAAATCCCCCAATGTTGGTTAAACGATGCCGAGCAATTCTTTGCTTGTAAACTATTTCCTGTATGTAAAGGTAAAATATTTCAACCTTTGCTGTTCGTTCAGTCGCAGCGAATACCTGAATTCAATTTTATACGACTTCGTTCTAATTTTGATGAAGTTATTATCAAGTCAGAAGTATTAGAAACTCCTTATATCATGGATGATGAACTAAAGTCTGACCTTCAATACTCTACCAAACGGCTTTTGGAACTCGGTTTGTCTTCTTTACTTAAAGTTACTGATTCCAATCGATCATATTGGATAGCCCCTTTAAATACGAAGTGTTCAAACAATCTTATTTTGAACGACCTTATCGACTGGTCAGCGGTGCGTAGTCTTTCTAGTAAAGTTCAAGTTGTCAAGGACATTACTATGCTTAAACCGCATTTATTGTTGATGTACGATCAGGAAAGCATTTTTGAGCTTTATTCCTTTGAATCCCTCGCTCGTCAGGATATGCAAGGATGTAGTATAGTTTGCAAAAGGATGCCTTTTAAACTAAACTACTCattgaataaaaagcaatccatgcaaataaaaaagccAAGTACAAGCTTACGTCTAAATCAAGTATATCTTACCGGTTTGTCAAAGTATTTGAAAGAGTCGGCCTTACTTCTTCCTTCTATACTTTACCACATGGaagctctttttttagCGTCTGAATTTGCAAGTAAACATGGCTTAAAATGTTCATTGCTAACCATGCTGCAAGCTTTATCGACTGAGGATGCTTCTATGGATGACAATTACGACCGTTTAGAATTTTTGGGggattcatttttaaaagtttatGCCTCTTCTactgtttttttaaaatatacTCATGATCAAGAATACCAGTTGCATGTTCACCGCAAACAAATTATCAGCAATTACAATTTATATATGcatgcaaaaaaaatggaaatatCACGCTTCGCATTATCCGAACCTATGGTCATTCGCAAGTGGTGTCCCTTCGGCTTTTTGAGAGAGAACAAACATGGAAAGAACTATCCATCGTTTCAGCtattatcaaaaaaaaggttagCAGACTTGGTTGAATCCACTATTGGTGCTTGCATCTTGGACAACGGTGTTGACTCAGGGCTTGAATATTGTACAAATTTAGGTCTTGGGTTACTAGACGTGAAAAATTGGTCTGACTGGAATAACTTTTTAGACATTGACTTTTACGCGAGCTTGATTTCGTGTAAAGTGTTTCCTTATCACGAACACATTGAAGATGTCACTGGGTAcacttttaaaaataaagcaattttACATTTAGCTTTTATACATCCAACGATGTTGAGTTCAGGCGAGGTATCGGGATCTTATCAACAATTGGAGTTTCTTGGTGATGCAGTTCTGGAATATTTAGTCGTTCAGTACCTATTTCATAAATACCCTGAGTCATCTACTGGTGAATTAACCAATTTTAAGTCATTTTTCGTATGTAATCATAGTCTTGCATACGTAGCTTTCTTACTTGGTTTGCACAAATACCTTGAATATGACAATTCCGAAATGTTTGGGTTAATTTATGAGTACCAGGAGATgattgaagaagcaaaatcaaataaagtCCCCTATTTTTGGCTTGAAGTGGATCCTCCGAAGTTCATAGCTGATACTTTTGAGTCACTTATATGTGCCATTTATCTAGATTCtaaattttcctttgaaaGCCTTAGATTTGTATTACCGTTATTGGTTGATGTGCTTGGTGATCCTTTAGATttacataaaaaaaatctgGTTTTAGCTAAAGTACATAAGCTTCTCAGTGCTCAAGGATGCTCAGATTACAAAGTTGCCCACAAGGAAGAACTGGAAATAagagaagatgaaaatttCAAATTGAAACGAGAGAGCTATATATATCACACCGTTTCATTCATTCGGCATGATAATGTTGTATGCTTAGGCACCTCTCGAAAACTAAGTAGTGCGAAAATTAGtatgaaaaataaactaaaaGGATTACTCGATAAGAACTCTAATTTACTGCTATACTCTTGTGATTGTGCTTTTAAAGCGACGGACTGTGTAAAAACTGAAAGTGGTTCACCAGAGGGATAGGATATACGCGGAAAATTTCCTTAATGAATTTTCACAGATTTCCacttatttcttttgattcaatCCCTTATAGTTCCGGAGTGCATCTAGTTGAGTTTCAAGAATGCGCACTTTGTCGTGATATTCAGCTAGTTCATCGTTTAAATCATCGCGAACAACTGtaagtttttcttctctctCCTTAAATGTATTCTCGAGTTCTACCgacttttcttcaagcTTCTTCTGAATAAGTGCTTTTTCCTCGTTTAAGCGTTCGTAATGTGCTTTTCTAAGCTTCGGTATGCcactttttctatttatcAATTGCTCCTGACGATAGCGTTCATAAATCACTTGCTCTGTGGATTGTATTAATTCAAGCATATGATTATTTATCATGaggtttttcaattttaaaaaGTCACCGTGATCCTCGTTTTCGATTTCTGACATTCCCCAAGGATATTTGCGACCGATTTTACCTTCATTCTCATCGTTTATAGCGTCCATACTTGCAACGATTGCGAATGGGCAGGCCTGAGAAAGATCTCTCGCGATTTCGTCAGCAGAGTATACTGCTGAAGggaaaaataaactaaTGTTTTGAGCGTGTAGGATcttgttcattttttctttaaggcTGTCCAATTCAAATTTGGTTAAAGAGTCTGCTTTAGCGATGACCGGGATAATGTTTACATGCTTCGATAGCTTTTTCATCGCTACGACGTCTAAGGGTAGCATGCCATAAGGAACTGGTTTTATGAAATATAGACAAACATGGACTCTGTTGTCCTTTCTTTGCATCCTTAATGATTGTTGGTCATGTAATAGATATTTTTCATGCTGGTCATCTAAGTAGTCAGCTACTACTTCCCAGCAATCCTTGTTGTTTATAAAGTCCCCAAAGCCTACGGTATCGAGGACCGTCAGGTTAAGTCGAAAgtcatcttcttcaatagTAGCTTTCGTCTTATCTATATGGACTTCCTTCTGCTTGTGCACCTTTTTGAAGTTATCAACCGACTTGGGTGGCTTTACCAAGctagaaaacaaattattGCAGAAAGTGGTTTTGCCGGTTCCCGAGCTTCCACAAAGCATGACGGTGAAATagcattcttctttctttatgaATGTCTCTCTAATGTGTTATGAAAACTTAGTATAATgatcttttgaataaaataatcTTACCTGTCTGACGGTAAACTCGTTTGATTGAAGAGCAGTTGAGGGTTTTCTACAAGCGGCATTTTACTTATAAAATCTAATCAGTGAACgattaaaaaaatgaatctttTGTCAATTCGATCTTGGTTGATGATTGCTGGCAATTGCTAAGTTTAGTTCTGTGTAAACAGAAAATATCAAGcatatgtaaacaaacaaatagaGGTCTCATTTTGTGACTCCGGAAAACAAACTGATGTATGAAACTATCtcaaatacaaagaaaaataaataaacaggAGCGTTAAATTTGCTAATGTAGTACGTTGTCTAATACTTGGTAACTCACGAGAAAGTATTCAATCTAATGAGAGCTTCATGTTTTCGTAAATACAGAACTCTTGCATTATCTATAAtttcactcttttttttaacgaTTGTTTgcaattcatcaaaaataaatcacGATTTATTATGAAATGCTCGATAAAGCCCATTAGTCCACTAGCCATAGCATATTATATACAAATCATTAATAAACTTCAAAAGtaagtttcatttttttgaagaggAGACtgtatccaaaaaattattaacCCCAAAAGGATCAACgtccttttcaaaaacgACAGGCCCGGAGGCATCCTAAAAAGGTCAGCAAACAAGCATCATCCAAAAGCATCTATTACTGCATACCTGAGACGCTTCATCAGCTCCCTTAAACTTTTTGGGAACTGACCCTAGCACATCATAACGATTTTCCGAAGTTATTCGCTCTAATTCCGCAGAAGCATCAATATGTCGGCCTAGAGTAGCACCTGGTCTATAAAGAGTGGATGTTGGAGCAGCCTTCCAAGGCTTGTCATATACGTTATAAGAATCTTCATCTTGAAATCCGGACCCTAAGCCTGAAGCTTGATTGAATAATCTACTGTCAACCATTGTTTCACTTGACATGGAAGGTTTTGACAAACCAAGTGCTACTCTTTCAGACACATCCCGTGGACGATCTGCACCGCTAAGCTGGGCTCTCTTTTCAGCACCCATTCTATTTAATCGAAGCTCTTTCTCGTATTGGCGTCTTCTTTCACGACGAATTTCCTCGCGTCTACGCAGtccttcatcttcttcgtaTTCAGCAACATCTGGCTCACTATTAACCGGAGATTCGGATTGGTATCGTTCATCACTACGGACGCTGGGAGAACGATCGCCGGACTGGTATTTAGGAACATGACCAGCCCTTTCTTCTCTAGCCTTCTGAGCAAGCATAAATAATCGCTGttccttctcttctttttctttctctgCCATTTTCTGACGCATTATAGCTCGATAACGTACTTCTTCACGAGCTTGACGTTCCgctgtaaacaaagcttCAGAAAACTTTGCGAATCCGTCGCTAATTTCTACATCATTTAAGCCACGTCCATCGGCAGCCAGACGCTTATCCAAAGGAATAGTATAGCCTTTGGGATTCTTCCAATTTGAAATACTCGGAGGAATTTGCCATTCCTGCTGCTCCTTTGCAGTCACCTTACGAGGAGGAGAATGCAACACTGGCACAGGTGGAGAAGGAGGACCGCGTGGTACTTTTTTATGGCGGAACTTTGGTGGCTCCATGGGATCTTGTTCTTCTGTCACGAGTTTGATGATTCTTTGCTTGCTAGGAGCTTGGCCCATCTGATTACTTGGCGTATAACGGATATATACCGGATCGTCTGGTTTCTGTACTAGAGCACTTTTAGGTTGGGACTGTGATATTTTACCAGTTACGATCTTTTCTAAAGCAGCCTTTGTCTTGTTTGCAACAAGctgcttttgttcttcAGGTGGCTTCTCAACTGAGATTTCACCAACACCAATTCGAGCTCTCAAGGGTATTAAGTCTTGGAAACTCGATTGTACGAGCTCACCATGCTCATGGCCTTGACGTGCAATAGCACCATAATCGACACCTCCTGACGAATTAACTTGAAGGGCAAGTGAATTTCCTGGGGCTGTATTCTGTATAATCGATTAGCGGATGATTTTGGTGAATCTTTCTCAGAGTACATACCGTCCTCTTTTTCCCCATATCTAAAGGATATTGAGCTACATTGATTTCTGGATACCTAATTCCTGCGTTAGTTTTGTAATTGCTTCATTTCCAGACATACGCTCCACCGTCGCCAAAATCATCTAAGGATGTTGGAATCCATCCTTTTCTATGTAAGTAAGGAGGGATTGGTTTATGAATGACCTCCTggctttccttttctggTGATTCGTCCAAAACATATGaatcttcctcttcctcgTCAGACTCAGGATTAGGTAGAACCCTTAATATGTTAGCAAGCGTAAAGAATcgataaaaaatatataccTAGCCAATTCACTCGATAACAGTGACATTTTGCTCAGATCTACCAATCTCGTAGTTGCTGGTGGATATAGGCTCTGGTAAGCAATGCATCGCGTATTTTAAGTCGACCTGCCCATTCATCAGGAAGTTAATTAAGATTCTAGTTGTGTAAGGAATCTCAATAAAATCACTATATACAATGAAAGGAATCAATACTCTTTGTTTCTACAAGATTCTGcacgtaaacaaatgctTTTGTATTATAAGCCATTCTTGGTTCTCACTAACGATTTTTACTGACATCTTCACATCTCACAAACCTGTGCACAGAAATGTAGTGCGCACCTAAAGCGAATATTACGTTGCTTTTGGGTATCCTGAAGGCGATGGGACCTTCTTCGGTCGAAAAACCGTGACCAGAGCCATTTCTCTCGTAGGCAACTCGTAACGAAATAGCCTTATCTGTTGttttatgaaaagttttaatTGACAAAAGGAGGACTGTAAACGTTCTCATGGTACGTCGCTTCGCTTGCAATGACTGAATGTTTACTAACGAATACATACAAACAGGCCAATGGTGAATTTGAGTTGAAATCACAGGAGACGCCTCTTGTCGATTTTGATACAAAGACAACTGAATCCGTCTCTAGTTTGAACCGACATTCTCAAATAGGTATGATCTCACCTTGTTAATTGCATAATCGACTAATGGagcagaagaagaaaccgTGAAGGAAGAACTAGAGCTTGCTCTTCCGGATTATGACGATGTTGCTTTTGGAGGATATTCTTGggaaataaagaattggCATGAACTTGATAGTCGTGCTTCAAGTCGTATATTTGAAGTTGGCGGATGTCAATTTCGCATCGTTTACTTCCCACAAGGTATTGTACCGTCTTCTGGATATGCGTCTCTCTTTTTAGAATACATACCCTctagagaagaaaaggaaagtcAAGATTATGGCGTGTGTTGTCAGTTCGCTTTCATTATTTCAAATGTGAAAAAACCTTCTTTACGCGTAGCAAGTTCTGCCCATTGCCGCTACTCTCCGGAAATCCAAGATTGGGGGTTTACTCAGTTTTCCGAAACAAAACGGCTTCTTTCACGCAATTCTCCAGTTGTACCTCCTATCGTTGAAGACGGAGCACTACGCATAAATGCATTTATTCGAATCCTTGATGATCCCACTGGTGTATTATGGCACTCGTTCAATAATTATGACTCTAAATCTATGACAGGATATGTAGGCTTAAAAAATCAGGGTGCTACTTGCTATATGAATTCTTTATTGCAGTCCCTATACATCATTGGTGCTTTCCGTAAAATCGTGTATCAAGTTCCcacaaaaaaagaggaatctAAAAATGGTATTGCATATGCTCTCCAACGCTGTTTTTATAATCTTCAGTTTATGAACGAACCTGTTCCTACTACTGATTTAACAAAATCTTTCGGCTGGGATTCCTTAGATTCTTTCATGCAGCATGATGTTCAGGAATTTAACCGAGTTTTACAGGATAATTTGGAGAGAAGCATGGAAGGTACGATGGAAAACGCATTGAAGAATCTTTTCTGTGGGAAGATGAAAAGTTACGTTGCTTGTATGAATGTTAATTATGAGTCTGCCCGCACCGAAGAGTTTTGGGATATTCAGCTAAACgtaaaaggaatgaaaaatttagagGCCTCATTCCGAGACTATATTCAGGTCGAAACTTTAGATGGTGATAACTGTTATTACGCTGATATGTATGGTTTCcaagaagcaaagaaaggTGTTATTTTCGAATCATTTCCTCCCATTTTACATCTTCAACTAAAACGATTTGAATATGACTTTGAAAGAGACATGATGATAAAAATTAATGATCGATATGAGTTTCCACTTGAATTTAATGCGAAAGCCTTCTTAAGTCCTGAGGCTGATCAAGACCAAAATTGCGAGTACGTCCTACATGGAGTACTCGTTCATTCTGGTGACCTCGATAATGGTCATTATTATGCACTTTTAAAGCCCCAGAAAGAGGAAAGGTGGTACAAATTTGACGATACCAGAGTAACGCCTGCGACCTTGAAGGAGgttttagaagaaaactatGGTGGTGACTATTTCGTACATCCGCCTTTTCGACCTGCTGTTAAACTAAAGAGATTTATGAGTGCTTATATGCTTTTATATTTGCGAAAGGACAAAATCGATGAGTTAATAGCTCCAGTTCAAAAGGATGTAATTCCCAACCACTTAAAAGAAGTActtgatgaaaatatacGCTTAGTTGACCAACAACGAAAGGAACGACTAGAAAGCCATCTCTATACCAAAATTGAAATCGTTACTCCAGATTATTTCGCCAATCACCACGAATTTGACCTTGCAAATTTTGACAACCCAGTGGATGAAGGCGTTATGCTTCACTTtagaataaagaaagaacaaaatgTTTCGGATTTGATACCAATGGTATCTGAAGAAGTTGAGGTCCCTGCGAATCGCTTACGTCTTTGGTATATAATACGTCGACAAAATTATACCTTACGTGTAGAAGAACCTGTAAGTGAGCTAAACATTTCCATTGAAGAGGCTAAGGACAGGTGGAATTCACAAGGCTTTATCCTCCGTTTATATTTGGAGATATTACCTGAGAATCAGACGAATCATCCTCTTGTTAACGTTTCCTTTGATTCTCctaatatatttttatttattaaatattaTGACAGAGAAAACCAAGAAATCATTGGTTGCGGAActatttttgttataaaaAACGATAAACTTGATTCTATTTGCCCGGAATTGTGTGAGCGCGTTGGCTTGTCGAAAGATACCCCATTACATTTATATGAGGAAATCAAGCCAGGTTATATCGAATACTTAAGATTATCTAAAACCTTTGCTGAGAACGAACTTAGTACTGGTGACATTATTTGTTTCGAAACTGGAAATTCAGATACGAAGGATCAAGAAGATAACATATTTCCGACAGCCCCTAAATTGTATGATTTCATGGCGAACCGAGTAATTATTACTTTTCGACCAAGGTTTATTGATCAAGAAAGCACTCTTGAATTTGAGCTTGTACTTGATCGACGCATAAAATTAATAGAGCTTTGCGAAGAACTATCCGAAAAATTAAATACAGACGCTGATCATATTCGGCTTACTACTTGCAGTCCTCTTGCGTATGCCGCTAACATGGTTGTTCCGAACAATCCAAACATTACTCTCTACGAGATAATGCATGCTTCTGAGGAAGACACTGTATCTAATATGCTTTTTTACGAGATTATGAATGTCAGTCTTTCTGATCTGGATAAAAAGCGACTCTTGCGTGTTACATGGCTTTTTGAAGGTCTTGCGAATGCAGAGCTAATTGAtgtttatataaataaagtCGGGAATGTTTCTGACGTATTTAACGCTATCTCTGAAAAATACCCAGAACTACGGGTTCCTAACCAAAAGGTGCGCTTGTATGAAATCTTGGAACACAAATGGTATCG
The nucleotide sequence above comes from Schizosaccharomyces osmophilus chromosome 3, complete sequence. Encoded proteins:
- the prp45 gene encoding Prp19 complex subunit Prp45, with the translated sequence MSLLSSELARVLPNPESDEEEEDSYVLDESPEKESQEVIHKPIPPYLHRKGWIPTSLDDFGDGGAYPEINVAQYPLDMGKKRTNTAPGNSLALQVNSSGGVDYGAIARQGHEHGELVQSSFQDLIPLRARIGVGEISVEKPPEEQKQLVANKTKAALEKIVTGKISQSQPKSALVQKPDDPVYIRYTPSNQMGQAPSKQRIIKLVTEEQDPMEPPKFRHKKVPRGPPSPPVPVLHSPPRKVTAKEQQEWQIPPSISNWKNPKGYTIPLDKRLAADGRGLNDVEISDGFAKFSEALFTAERQAREEVRYRAIMRQKMAEKEKEEKEQRLFMLAQKAREERAGHVPKYQSGDRSPSVRSDERYQSESPVNSEPDVAEYEEDEGLRRREEIRRERRRQYEKELRLNRMGAEKRAQLSGADRPRDVSERVALGLSKPSMSSETMVDSRLFNQASGLGSGFQDEDSYNVYDKPWKAAPTSTLYRPGATLGRHIDASAELERITSENRYDVLGSVPKKFKGADEASQDASGPVVFEKDVDPFGVNNFLDTVSSSKK
- the ubp5 gene encoding ubiquitin C-terminal hydrolase Ubp5 yields the protein MANGEFELKSQETPLVDFDTKTTESVSSLNRHSQIEEETVKEELELALPDYDDVAFGGYSWEIKNWHELDSRASSRIFEVGGCQFRIVYFPQGIVPSSGYASLFLEYIPSREEKESQDYGVCCQFAFIISNVKKPSLRVASSAHCRYSPEIQDWGFTQFSETKRLLSRNSPVVPPIVEDGALRINAFIRILDDPTGVLWHSFNNYDSKSMTGYVGLKNQGATCYMNSLLQSLYIIGAFRKIVYQVPTKKEESKNGIAYALQRCFYNLQFMNEPVPTTDLTKSFGWDSLDSFMQHDVQEFNRVLQDNLERSMEGTMENALKNLFCGKMKSYVACMNVNYESARTEEFWDIQLNVKGMKNLEASFRDYIQVETLDGDNCYYADMYGFQEAKKGVIFESFPPILHLQLKRFEYDFERDMMIKINDRYEFPLEFNAKAFLSPEADQDQNCEYVLHGVLVHSGDLDNGHYYALLKPQKEERWYKFDDTRVTPATLKEVLEENYGGDYFVHPPFRPAVKLKRFMSAYMLLYLRKDKIDELIAPVQKDVIPNHLKEVLDENIRLVDQQRKERLESHLYTKIEIVTPDYFANHHEFDLANFDNPVDEGVMLHFRIKKEQNVSDLIPMVSEEVEVPANRLRLWYIIRRQNYTLRVEEPVSELNISIEEAKDRWNSQGFILRLYLEILPENQTNHPLVNVSFDSPNIFLFIKYYDRENQEIIGCGTIFVIKNDKLDSICPELCERVGLSKDTPLHLYEEIKPGYIEYLRLSKTFAENELSTGDIICFETGNSDTKDQEDNIFPTAPKLYDFMANRVIITFRPRFIDQESTLEFELVLDRRIKLIELCEELSEKLNTDADHIRLTTCSPLAYAANMVVPNNPNITLYEIMHASEEDTVSNMLFYEIMNVSLSDLDKKRLLRVTWLFEGLANAELIDVYINKVGNVSDVFNAISEKYPELRVPNQKVRLYEILEHKWYRDINMRAMIRSLNPFARIIGEVIPEEEISLQENERVIVVYHFHKDVARMHSIPFKFVIKPGEKFAITRQRLRFRTMYPDNIFSVIKFAIIDFDRNSVVYLNDDDVVFELLEQYNGTLAMDRAKKEIRKPKILDRAIQMKG